The following proteins are co-located in the Manihot esculenta cultivar AM560-2 chromosome 9, M.esculenta_v8, whole genome shotgun sequence genome:
- the LOC110622166 gene encoding mitochondrial fission 1 protein A, whose product MDPKIKRFFDSVGSFFSGGDQIPWCDPDIILGCEREVIEAAKGDSEEFKSESIMRLSWALVHSKRPEDVQRGIAMVEASLANVGSPLQQREKVYLLAVGYYRSGEYSRSRQLVEQCLEVAPDWRQALVLKKTIEDRIAKDGVIGIGITATAVGLLAGGIAAALSRKK is encoded by the exons ATGGATCCAAAGATCAAACGTTTCTTCGATTCCGTCGGCTCCTTTTTCTCCGGCGGGGATCAGATCCCCTGGTGCGACCCCGATATTATCCTT GGCTGCGAGAGAGAAGTTATAGAAGCTGCTAAAGGTGACTCAGAGGAATTCAAGAGTGAGAGCATTATGAGGTTGTCATGGGCTCTCGTTCACTCCAAACGACCAGAAGATGTGCAGCGTGGAATCGCTATGGTTGAAG CATCATTAGCCAATGTTGGTTCCCCTTTGCAACAGCGAGAGAAGGTTTATCTACTGGCTGTTGGATATTACAGAAGTGGTGAATATTCAAGGAGCAGACAACTTGTGGAGCAATGTTTGGAG GTTGCACCAGATTGGAGGCAAGCTCTGGTTCTGAAGAAGACAATTGAAGATCGTATTGCTAAAG ATGGTGTTATTGGAATAGGCATAACCGCTACTGCTGTGGGACTCCTAGCTGGTGGAATTGCTGCTGCACTCTCTCGCAAGAAATGA
- the LOC110622647 gene encoding pyrroline-5-carboxylate reductase, which produces MEIIPIPTETYKLGFIGAGKMAESIAKGVVQAGVLPPSRIRTAHSNPNRCSAFESFGVKILPHNQAVVEDSDVVIFSVKPQVVKDVVLQLRPVLTKKKLLVSVAAGIKLKDLQEWAGHSRFIRVMPNTPAAIGEAASVMSLGGAATEEDGELIAKLFGSVGKIWRADDKLFDAITGLSGSGPAYVYLAIEALADGGVAAGLPRDLALGLASQTVLGAATMATKTGKHPGQLKDDVTSPGGTTIAGIHELEKGGFRGVLMNAVVAAAKRGRELSQS; this is translated from the exons ATGGAGATAATTCCTATTCCGACGGAAACGTACAAGCTGGGATTTATTGGAGCAGGGAAAATGGCTGAGAGTATAGCGAAAGGGGTGGTTCAAGCTGGGGTGTTGCCTCCTTCCCGCATTCGAACAGCTCATTCCAATCCAAATCGATGTTCTGCCTTTGAGTCTTTCGGTGTCAAAATCCTCCCTCATAATCAAGCT GTAGTTGAGGACAGTGATGTTGTCATATTCTCTGTAAAACCTCAAGTTG TTAAAGATGTGGTTTTGCAATTAAGGCCAGTTCTTACAAAGAAAAAGCTTCTGGTTTCAGTTGCTGCTGGAATAAAATTGAAAGACTTGCAG GAATGGGCCGGTCACAGCAGATTTATTAGAGTGATGCCAAATACTCCTGCTGCCATAGGCGAGGCAGCATCAG TAATGAGCCTGGGTGGAGCTGCAACTGAAGAGGACGGAGAATTAATTGCTAAATTATTTGGATCGGTTGGTAAAATATGGAGAGCTgatgataaattgtttgatgCAATCACTGGCCTAAG TGGGAGCGGCCCAGCCTATGTATATTTAGCAATTGAAGCATTGGCTGATGGAGGAGTTGCTGCAGGTCTACCTCGAGATCTTGCCCTCGGTCTAGCTTCCCAAACT GTTTTAGGAGCAGCAACCATGGCTACCAAAACTGGGAAGCATCCAGGTCAGCTTAAAGATGATGTTACATCACCTGGAGGGACAACCATTGCTGGTATTCACGAGTTAGAGAAAGGCGGATTCCGTGGTGTATTAATGAATGCTGTTGTTGCAGCTGCTAAGCGCGGCCGGGAACTTTCTCAGAGCTAA
- the LOC110623049 gene encoding lycopene beta cyclase, chloroplastic/chromoplastic — protein sequence MDTLLKTHNKLEFLPQLHVFPEKASHLGSIKLQNPELSFCLKRPYNKRVRNGCVKATSGALLELVPETKKENLEFDLPMYDPSKGLVVDLAVVGGGPAGLAVAQQVSKAGLSVCLIDPSPKLIWPNNYGVWVDEFEAMDLLDCLDTTWSGAVVYIDDKTKKDLGRPYGRVNRKQLKSKMLQKCISNGVKFHQAKVVKVIHEESKSLLICNDGITIQAAVVLDATGFSRCLVQYDKPYNPGYQVAYGILAEVEEHPFDIDKMVFMDWRDSHLDNNLEVKQRNSKIPTFLYAMPFSSDRIFLEETSLVARPGVPMEDIQERMVARLRHLGIKVKSIEEDERCVIPMGGPLPVLPQRVVGIGGTAGMVHPSTGYMVARTLAAAPIVANSIVQYLGSGRSLSGNELAAEVWKDLWPIQRRRQREFFCFGMDILLKLDLQATRRFFDAFFDLEPHYWHGFLSSRLFLPELIFFGLSLFSHASNTSRIEIMTKGTLPLVNMINNLVQDRE from the coding sequence ATGGATACtttattgaaaacacataatAAGCTTGAGTTCTTGCCTCAACTTCATGTGTTCCCAGAGAAAGCGAGTCATTTGGGCTCTATAAAGCTTCAAAACCCAGAGCTTAGTTTTTGTCTGAAGAGGCCTTACAATAAAAGGGTAAGGAATGGTTGTGTTAAGGCTACCAGTGGTGCTCTTTTGGAGCTTGTACCAGAGACCAAGAAGGAAAATCTTGAGTTTGACCTTCCCATGTATGACCCATCAAAAGGCCTTGTGGTTGACCTTGCAGTTGTGGGTGGCGGCCCTGCAGGGCTTGCAGTTGCACAACAAGTCTCAAAGGCAGGGCTTTCTGTTTGTTTGATTGATCCATCTCCTAAATTGATTTGGCCTAATAATTATGGTGTTTGGGTGGATGAATTTGAGGCCATGGATTTGCTTGATTGTCTTGATACCACCTGGTCTGGTGCTGTTGTCTACATTGATGACAAAACGAAGAAAGATCTTGGTAGACCATATGGGAGGGTTAATAGGAAGCAGCTAAAGTCAAAAATGCTACAAAAATGCATATCCAATGGTGTTAAGTTTCACCAAGCTAAAGTGGTCAAGGTTATTCATGAGGAATCTAAATCCTTATTAATTTGCAACGATGGCATAACAATCCAAGCTGCTGTGGTGCTAGATGCAACTGGCTTTTCTAGATGCCTTGTTCAGTATGATAAGCCATATAATCCAGGTTATCAAGTGGCTTATGGAATTTTAGCAGAGGTAGAAGAGCACCCATTTGATATAGATAAGATGGTTTTTATGGATTGGAGAGATTCACATTTGGATAATAATTTGGAGGTAAAACAGAGAAATAGTAAGATCCCTACTTTTCTATATGCAATGCCCTTTTCTTCAGATAGAATATTTCTTGAAGAAACTTCTCTAGTTGCTCGGCCTGGAGTACCCATGGAAGATATCCAGGAAAGGATGGTGGCTAGATTAAGGCACCTAGGCATAAAAGTGAAAAGTATTGAAGAAGACGAGCGTTGTGTCATCCCAATGGGTGGTCCCCTCCCCGTCCTGCCTCAGAGGGTTGTTGGAATTGGTGGTACCGCAGGCATGGTTCACCCTTCAACTGGGTACATGGTAGCAAGAACTCTAGCTGCAGCTCCAATAGTTGCCAATTCCATAGTCCAGTACCTTGGTTCTGGTAGAAGCCTTTCAGGAAATGAACTGGCAGCAGAAGTTTGGAAAGATTTATGGCCTATACAGAGAAGGAGACAAAGGGAGTTCTTCTGTTTCGGAATGGATATTCTGTTGAAACTCGATTTACAAGCCACAAGAAGGTTTTTTGATGCATTCTTTGACCTGGAACCTCACTATTGGCATGGTTTTTTGTCTTCTCGACTGTTTCTCCCTGAGCTTATATTTTTTGGTCTTTCATTGTTTTCCCATGCTTCTAATACTTCCAGGATAGAGATTATGACAAAGGGTACTCTTCCTTTGGttaacatgatcaacaatttagTACAGGATAGAGAATAG
- the LOC110623734 gene encoding ganglioside-induced differentiation-associated protein 2 produces the protein MASSSPPTDDFSVLVLASDLGIDATPFLTNRERDIKEEDDQGPEDWHDCSQDLLSDEDFSDLDLLQFFRLEGSDKCGNRIFRIVGKYFPAQVVSGERLKKYIIHKICSELPEGPFCIVYMHSTVQKEENSPGATILRWIYEELPANYKDRLQVVYFIHPGLRSRLVIATVGRFFLSGGLYWKIKYVNRLQYLWDDIKKGEIEIPEFVKNHDDILEKRPLTDYGIEPDPFHLNEAPSTAYSFGRFEQRWASREYAT, from the exons atggCGAGCTCATCTCCGCCAACCGATGATTTCTCTGTTCTAGTGCTGGCATCGGATTTGGGTATTGATGCCACGCCGTTTTTGACGAACCGAGAAAGAGATATCAAAGAGGAAGACGACCAAGGACCTGAAGACTGGCATGATTGCTCCCAGGATCTCTTGTCCGATGAAGATTTCTCCGATCTAGATCTCTTACAATTCTTTCGCCTCGAGGGCTCTGATAAATGCGGAAACCGCATATTTCGCATCGTCGGCAAGTACTTTCCCG CTCAAGTTGTTAGTGGGGAGCGACTGAAGAAGTACATTATCCACAAAATATGCAGTGAGTTGCCTGAAGGACCATTCTGCATTGTATACATGCATAGTACTGTGCAAAAGGAGGAAAACTCCCCTGGTGCAACTATCTTGAGGTGGATATATGAAGAACTTCCTGCCAATTACAAGGACAGGCTTCAAGTTGTATATTTCATACACCCTGGGCTCCGCTCAAGGCTTGTAATCGCCACTGTTGGTAGATTCTTCTTAAGTGGAGG CTTATATTGGAAGATCAAATATGTGAACCGCCTTCAGTACTTATGGGATGACATAAAGAAGGGGGAGATTGAGATCCCTGAATTTGTTAAGAATCATGATGATATTCTTGAGAAAAGGCCATTAACAGATTATGGCATTGAACCTGACCCTTTTCACTTAAATGAGGCGCCCAGCACAGCCTACTCGTTCGGGAGGTTTGAACAGAGGTGGGCATCAAGGGAATATGCAACTTAG